Genomic segment of Peromyscus leucopus breed LL Stock chromosome 23, UCI_PerLeu_2.1, whole genome shotgun sequence:
AGTCTGATGAAGGATGTTTTGAGATCAGCGTCTAATAACTCAAGCCCTATAGAAGCCGCGTGCTGATTGGCTGCCGCGCCCTGCCGCCCTGCTCCAGCCAATTACCTACCCACGGCCAAATTACAAACCCCGAAAAGAGCCCCAATATGAAATACACCACCACGACGCCCCAGCCAGGCGGCTGCTTCGCCTCGGCAGCCCGAGAAGACGGACCGAGGGGTCTGCAAACAGCTCCACGCGAAGCCGGGGACGCCTCCGAGTTGAACTCACAAAATGGAAGCCGAGCGCTGATTGGCCGCCGCCACTCCCGGACCTTTAataaagaaaggggaaggaaaatgatAAATGCAAAAAAGGGGACTCTCTTGTCGCTGgtggctggaggaaggaggaagaagcatGTGTTCAGGACAATTACTGGGCGCTcccctccaaaaataaataaaaacagaaaggaaaaaaattaaaaaaaggagctATCTTCCATGTCCAGGCGAGGGCTGTATCCTCCCAGGAATGTGAAGGCTAATGTGGTTCCAAGTCTTGGTTTCCCCTCCCCAGTACAgctccagggagggagggagggggtgtgcGGGCCGAAGAGGAAGCGGGATCGGAGATATACCTCGATTGCAACTCGTTTTGGGGTCGACGTCTGCCTCCCCCAGGCTCCTAGTAGTCAAGCACACAATCACCCCCCTCCAAACCCAGCCCTTTTGCCGAGTCTCCCCGCGCCCACCTCCGGTCTGGGCAGTTTGGAAACAGTTTGGGAGGCCCCGGGGGCGCACGCCGTGGAGTGCCCGGTAGCTGGAAGGGTAGCCCCAGCCGCGGGAGGTAGAGACCGAGGAGACCCCCCTCTCCCCCCGCCAGCCAAGCCCCCCACCTCAGTcccagaagaataaataaattaaaaggccTTCCCCCCGGGGAAGGGGGGGGAGGCAGTGTGGGAGCGCgcgagtgaggggtggggggccGCTGGGGCCCGGGGCTTTGGCGGCGCAGCTGCCGCCGCCGGGAGAGTGCCTGGGGAAGCGGCGAGGAAGgcgaggggaggaggaagaggaggaggaggaggaagaggaggagggtgagcGCTCGGGTCGGGCTCCTTAGCGGTGTATTGTGGGATGTGCGGCTACTGGGAGCCGAGCCTCCGCCGCCAGCCGCCTcccgggcagcagcagcagcagcagcagcagcagcagcggcggcggcggcagcagcagcggcagcaagGGCAGCGGCAGCCCGGGGCCCGGCAGCCGCTAAGGCGGCGTCCCCCCCATCCCGGCCCCCGGTCCGGCCGCCCCGGCCTCGGCTCCCGCGGGGGACACCATGTACTGGCTGGCGGCGCAGGGAGGCCGGCGCCCGGCGGGGATGTAAGCACggctggggagggaagagaggccgAGGCTACAACAGCCGGGCGGCCCGAGCCCCCGGCCCCCGCCCCGGCGGCCGACGCCAGGCCTGCCGCGCGCCCCGAGCCCGAGCCGGGCCGAGCGCCACGCCGGGCAGCCGGCAGCACCATGGGCCGGAGCCCGCGTCCTCCGTGCGCCCCGGACCGCGCCAGCCCGCAGCGGGGGCCCCGGGCAGCCCCTCGCTGGCAGCCGGAGACGGTGGCCGAGCGGGCGGGCGCGTAAATTCTCCGGAAAGGGTTTATTCTCTCGctccattcttattttttttttcctacgggggaggggggggggagagccagCGAGACAAGCTTTCGGGGCGCGCTGGtaaggtgggagggggtgggggccaGCCGATTGGATTCTTTGGCGAATGTGTAGAAGCGGCGGAGAGGACAACAACTTGCTGGTTTTCAGGTTGGGTTAACGGCATGGAGAACagtcacccccaccaccaccaccagcagccccCGCCGCAGCCCGGCCCTTCGGGCGAGAGGAGGAACCACCATTGGAGAAGTTACAAGTTGATGATTGACCCGGCTCTGAAAAAGGGGCACCATAAACTGTACCGCTACGATGGGCAGCATTTCAGCCTGGCGGTGAGTAGCCGACGCGCCTTCCCGCCACCCCCACCCATCTCCGGTGGAGCCCCCAGACAGAGGCGAATGGAGGGGAGACCCCTCTCCCAGCCACCTGGCCAACTGTCAGCCAGGGCTCCCCCCTCAGCCTGGAGTGGGACTGGTGCCTGGAGAGGGGGgatctgcccctgcccctggggAGGGTGCCAGCCTTCCATACTGAGCCCCCTGTCCCTGCCCACAGATGTCCAGCAACCGCCCGGTGGAAATCGTGGAAGATCCCCGGGTGGTCGGAATCTGGACCAAAACCAAGGAGCTGGAGCTGTCGGTGCCCAAATTCAAGGTAGGGACCCCTCCTCTCGGTCTTTTggtccctccccccttccccgaGTTCGAAAATAACGCCAGTCCTGACCAAGCCCAGCCGGATTCTGAGTTCCCGCCGTCCAGGACTGGGAAGTtttggcggggagggggggagagtgGTGTCCCCTCCCGGCCACTGTAAACAAAATAACACTCGGAGAAATTGTAACGAGGGCGCTGATACAGTGTCCTGTTGGCGGAGCCTGGGGCTCTGGGTCCCCATCTGGGTCCTGTGCGCCCAGGGGCCTGGTTCAGGGACCCGCCCCCTTTCCCATCCCTTTGGGTTTTAAGGGGACAACTTCCTAGACCAGGGGGTCGTCCCGGAACCAGCAGCAAGgcctggaggccagaatagggggtggggaaagagaaactgtttctctttcccctttcctttagAACCCAGAGGACTTCCAGGTTCCAAACGATTTAATCCTCCGATTCCCAGGCCCGCCcgcatgctttttttcttttttcaaaaaaaaaaaaaaaaaaaaaaaaaaatcaccctttaTTGTTTTTTAACCGCTGGGCAAGTGAGAGGagtgtctgtgttttctctttggttttaatGTTTTCCAAACTCCCTTCCCCCGCGGCCCCTGCCAGATCGATGAGTTCTACGTGGGCCCTGTGCCTCCGAAGCAGGTGACATTTGCCAAGCTGAATGACAACATCCGCGAAAACTTCCTAAGGGACATGTGCAAAAAGTATGGGGAGGTGGAAGAGGTGGAGATTTTGTATAACCCGAAGACCAAGAAACACCTGGGTATTGCCAAGGTGGTCTTTGCCACGGTCAGGGGCGCCAAGGAGGCGGTCCAGCACCTGCATAGTACTTCTGTCATGGGCAACATTATCCACGTGGAGCTGGACACCAAAGGTTAGTGCAGGCCTGTAGGCCGCCCAtgggggaggagctggaaggCCGCCTGTCAGCCTGACCCCCTTCCTTTGaaatctcctcctccctcccttccgaGTTAGGAGAACCTTCCTACTGTCCCCTCTTCCTTGggattcccccaccccccacccccatcaccttatttatttttttgtccccTCCGGAGGGCAGAATCACATGGAGCCAAATGTGTTGTCTGTTGCTAGGAGACAGGGCTATAATTTACCAAATGTGCCAGTCCTTGGCCGAGGCACCCTTAGGGACCACCCAGAGGTTTCCCTACCTATGACACCCCCGTGGGCCCCCTCTCTCTGAGTCCCAGTGGCCTGGGGTTAGCCCCTTGGTGTTACTGCCTGCGTTTGGGGAGAAGgaagcatttgtttatttgtaaggGGGCAGAGGAAGAACCATGTGCCTTTAAATTCGTAAAAGTCATTCCTCCAGGATCTAGGGTgctgtgcccccctccccctagCCCCTGACCCTCCCGGGTGCCCCTTCCTTGAACCAATCTGAGCCTTGGAGTGTTTCATTGATAATGTTCTGATAGCACTGATTGTAGATCTTGGGGGCGGGCTGCTCTGGGTGCTCAAGGGTTGacacttccctcctctctctcttaaagAGACCGCAGCACCTTGGTTTGCTGAGCCGGGCTGGGGAGGCACACCTCCTACCTCCAGGGtttgctggctctgccctcagCCTCAGTCCTGGCTCAAGACTCAGGTAGAAAGACCTGGCAGAGACTCAGAGAGCCTTCCCCCTAAATTGGTTTGCCTGTGTCCTTTCTGAGAGATTCCTTCCAATCTGAAGGAAAGTACAGGGCGCTCTGCAGCCAGGGCGTCCCTAGTCCCGTGGTCCTAAGGTTAAGTCCAGAGTTGTGGGGGGTAGGGGCGGTGGCAGACCGGTGAACCCTGCCTGAGGGGATTTAGGACCAGCTCCAGGGGTGTTCTGCACACAGGGTTTGTGAGTCCCTGAGCACAGCAaaggcaagacaggaaaacttaCCTCGGTTTTGTTGGCTACGTGGTGGCTGCATCTCTTAAGACACTATGCTGGGTATTGCAAAGGGTTGTGGTAGTTCTGAGTGAATTTGGTTAGCTGGCTTGCAGAGCCTGGGCCTAGTCATATGTTATAAGCTTGTTATGTTTGTCCGATCTACAGCTCTCCCGCTCCCCTTTTTTCCTAGTTCCTCACTCTCTAataaagcttgtgtgtgtgtgtgtgtgtgtgtgtgtgtgtgtgtgtgtgaacaggctTTTAAATCTGCTCCCCGCTCTTACAATAAGCTGAAGTCTAATTTCCCCCAAGACTGAAGCATACAGTCCCCTCCCAATCACCTGCCCACATCTTAAAGAGCAGCTAAGACTTACCAcaatttcatttctgaaaaacaaaaaaaaagccaaccctCAGATACTACCACCGAAGTTTGAGATTGTATTTCGAGAAAGAGACCAGCAAAGTGTAAAGTGTAGCTCAAGGAATGTACCTCCTTTGCATATGTAAGCAACCACCTCTAAGACTATAAATACCAACGATCTGGTTGGTAAAAATCTCTCTCTGATGGGTAGCGAGGTAAACTTAGGGCTCATTGGGACCATGTGGGCCCCAGGTAGTTCCACAGGCAGACTTGGGGCCCTCCGGAGGTTTCAGCTGGTGAAAAGCACCGTGCAGTTGACTCACAGGGATATGTGTGTCTGACAGACTTTGCTGGTCTCCTGGCCCCAGATAGTTAACAGTCACTGTGTGTCACCTGACTTCCTCTGTCCTTGCTACGAGCACTATTACGTGTCTCGAAAGACTGTGGGGAGATGAGGGAGTAATAATGGCTCTTTGGGAACTATGGTCTTGGTAATGAAAAGGACTTTGCACTGAGGATGGCATTTTTGGGTTTTGGGGAGTCTCTACCCAACAAGGCATTAACCTTAGAGTCTCAGGGTCAGAACAACCAGGTGTGTAGCTTTTGGACAGATGAGAATCTTGAATGAAGTACAAGGGAGGGTAGGAACCTAAGCAGGGGACATGCAGTGTCCCCAAGCTTGTGGTCTCAGGCACAAGGGACCCATGAAGATGCTAATAAGCAAGTTGGAAACCACATGGGTATGTCTCCTGCTGGAGCCTCCATGGATACCCCTCTCCCCTGCCTGTTACAGGGGAGACTCGCATGCGCTTCTATGAACTGTTGGTCACCGGCCGGTACACCCCCCAGACCCTCCCAGTGGGTGAGCTGGATGCTGTTTCTCCAATTGTGAACGAGACCCTGCAGGTAGGTTTTTCACGGTTGCTTCTCTGGCTCAGCACCTCTCACTTTAGAGGCCTGAGTACACCTGTAGGTTCGGGTCTAAAAACCCTGTTTTCCCAAGATCTTTCTACAACATGTCTCCCCTAGGATTGGTTCTGCTCCCTGTAGCTTTCAGTCCACAGGGAGTCCTTCTTCCCATTCTACCCTCCGTCTGTACTGGGATTCCCACAGACCTGGggttgcttttccatatgaatgtCAGAACATTGCTGTGTTCTGGTTTTAGCGTCTGGTGTCTGGTCTTCCCTGTACTGCTGTCTCCAGGAAGCAGGGTTCAGAGCCTCTTCCAGAACAGACTGCCTCTTTCTCAGCCCCCCTGCCTACCAGGACACTCACTTGGCCAATTCCAGTCAGCCACAGTTTCAACCTGCTCTGGGGACCCCTCAGAGGGTTATTAAAGTCTGTTTACCTGCCAAGCAGGGGCCACTCGTCCTATGTCACGCTGTTTAAATCTCTAGAAATTTTCAGGACAGTCCATCAAGCCCAAGACCACAGTTCTTGGTTACATCTCTGTCCCAACGCCCTTTAATGTCAGATGTCCTGAGGTGAGAAGGAAATGCCAGCCTTTACCAAGCCGGACAGGgtcttctctttctgcctggGGGCAGAAAGATTTAGAGAAAGCCCTCAAAGTGTCCAGAGGGTAAACATCTACacctagggagagagagaaaaacgtAGGAGCTTCCTAACACGTCTTTCCTTCTGCTGGAAAGTCGTGGGCTCCAAGCCCCCCAAGCAGCCAGAGTTTTAGAGGGAGACCAACTGCGTTTCCTTGCATGGATCTACCATCCCTCCACTCCTgggacttcttttctttctctgtgtagctgtcggATGCTCTGAAGCGCCTCAAGGATGGCAGCCTGTCTGCAGGCTGTGGCTCTGGCTCCTCCTCCGTCACCCCCAACAGCGGCGGGACCCCCTTCTCCCAGGACACAGCTTATTCCAGCTGCCGCCTGGACACCCCCAACTCCTACGGACAAGGCACCCCGCTCACGCCTCGCCTGGGCACCCCTTTCTCCCAAGACTCCAGCTATTCCAGTCGCCAGCCCACACCCTCCTACCTCTTCGGCCAGGACCCCACAGCGACCTTCAAGGCACGGCGGCATGAGAGCAAGTTCACCGATGCCTACAACCGCCGCCACGAGCATCACTATGTCCACAATTCCTCTGTGGCTGCCGTGGCGGGAGCCACAACCACTTTCCGAGGCTCCTCAGACCTTCCCTTTGGCAGCAGCGGAGGCAGCAGCGGCCCCCCCTTCAAGACCCAGTCCCAGGATTCGGCCTCCTTTGCCCACACTCCACCTCCTGCCCAAGCAGCCCCTGCCTCTGGGTTCAAGTCAGCTTTCTCTCCGTATCAGACTCCCGcaccccccttccccccacccccggagGAGCCCACCGCCGCCGCAGCAGCCTTTGGGACCCGTGACAGCGGGGAGTTCCGGAGGGCAcccgcacccccacccctaccaccGTCTGAACCCCCGGCCAAGGAGAAGCCGGGCACCCCTCCTGGCCCCCCACCCCCTGACCACAACAGCATGGAGCTGGGCGGTAGGCCGACCTTCGGCTGGAGTCCTGAGCCCTGCGACAGCCCGGGCACACCCACCCTGGAGTCATCTCCTGCCGGGCCGGAGAAGCCCCACGACAGCCTGGACTCCCGCATTGAGATGCTGTTGAAAGAGCAACGCACCAAGCTGCCCTTCCTGCGCGAGCAGGACTCAGACACCGAGCTCCAGATGGAGGGcagccccatctcctcctcctcctcccagctctccccactCACCCACTTCGGCGCTAACTCGCAGCCTGGCTTCCGCGGCCCCTCACCGCCCTCCTCGCGGCCCTCCAGCACAGGCCTAGAGGACATCAGCC
This window contains:
- the LOC114704546 gene encoding translation initiation factor IF-2-like encodes the protein MERENKPFPENLRARPLGHRLRLPARGCPGPPLRAGAVRGARRTRAPAHGAAGCPAWRSARLGLGPCLHPRRAPASLRRQPVHGVPRGSRGRGGRTGGRDGGDAALAAAGPRAAAALAAAAAAAAAAAAAAAAAAAAREAAGGGGSAPSSRTSHNTPLRSPTRALTLLLFLLLLLFLLPSPSSPLPQALSRRRQLRRQSPGPQRPPTPHSRAPTLPPPPSPGGRPFNLFILLGLRWGAWLAGGEGGLLGLYLPRLGLPFQLPGTPRRAPPGPPKLFPNCPDRRSGSGGGQSALGFHFSSKQSTAKPPFCQPNPGKFAGRGRSRKYHECNLQKGLGRRPEPCLGYPQSRQPFLASSGHLEQA